One window of the Populus trichocarpa isolate Nisqually-1 chromosome 9, P.trichocarpa_v4.1, whole genome shotgun sequence genome contains the following:
- the LOC7454873 gene encoding rho GTPase-activating protein 7 isoform X1, protein MSSAFERPRVGPSNTVFKSGPLFISSKGIGWKSWKKRWFILTRTSLVFFKNDPSALPQRGGEVNLTLGGIDLNNSGSVVVREDKKLLTVLFPDGRDGRAFTLKAETSEDLYEWKTALELALAQAPSPALVMRHNGIFRNDTNEAIEGSFHQWRDKRPVKSLVVGRPILLALEDIDGGPSFLEKALRFLEKFGTKVEGILRQAADVEEVDRRVQEYEQGKNEFEPDEDAHVVGDCVKHVLRELPSSPVPASCCTALLEAYKIDRKEARINAMRSAIVETFPEPNRRLLQRILKMMHTISSHAHENRMNPSAVAACMAPLLLRPLLAGECELEDDFDFNGDNSAQLLAAANAANNAQAIITTLLEEYENIFDDENLHRCSISADSRIENSGSDDSTDDENMDMKENGYHDAENEVDQDSDDDPERVLSGKLSESSGSADSDLYDYKAFGGDDSDVGSPRTNNAPAESSNISVDPVQTRDSNAQPIEQKSKPKKGNENSANEMDVSSVLPTGESYRSMGEILSSVDPVSPMPISGVESSAEKSAGKVAASNLNGKRSTFWGRSNARKTPSMESVDSSGEEELAIQRLEITKNDLRHRIAKEARGNAILQASLERRKQALHERRLALEQDVARLQEQLQAERDLRAALEVGLSMSSGQFSSSHGMDSKTRAELEEIALAEADVARLKQKVAELHHQLNQQRQHHYGSLSDASDCFQHVQNHNPQQRFLQQDFDTTVAFVNHERKQRTEEGLLGTDRKHIKGPGIATGSSSRQPSRKQFMESANLSDSKSTEASTNMSMDELCGVDSAPSTSRAVEVMDYPRHPSAASSALVELTTRLDFFKERRSQLMEQLHNLDLNYGTTSSQDFIYRPSSPPWN, encoded by the exons ATGTCTTCGGCTTTCGAGCGGCCAAGAGTCGGACCTTCCAATACG GTTTTCAAGAGTGGCCCACTTTTCATATCCTCAAAAG GAATAGGCTGGAAGTCATGGAAGAAGCGGTGGTTTATCCTCACACGCACTTCCTTGGTGTTCTTCAAAAATGACCCT agTGCTCTACCACAAAGAGGTGGTGAAGTAAATCTTACTTTAGGGGGCATTGATTTGAACAATTCTGGAAG cgTTGTTGTTAGAGAAGATAAGAAATTATTAACTGTCTTGTTTCCTGATGGACGTGATGGCCGAGCTTTCACCCTTAAG GCTGAGACGTCAGAGGATTTGTATGAGTGGAAGACAGCCCTTGAACTTGCCCTTGCACAAGCACCAAGTCCTGCCCTTGTAATGAGACACAATGGGATATTCCGAAATGACACAAATGAAGCTATTGAAGGGTCTTTCCACCAAT GGAGGGATAAACGTCCGGTTAAGTCATTGGTTGTTGGAAGACCCATTTTACTTGCCCTTGAAGATATTGATGGTGGTCCATCATTCCTTGAGAAAGCTCTCCGATTTCTTGAAAAGTTTG GAACTAAAGTTGAAGGAATCTTACGTCAAGCTGCGGATGTTGAGGAAGTTGACCGCAGGGTTCAAGAATATGAACAAG GCAAGAATGAATTTGAACCAGATGAGGATGCTCATGTTGTTGGTGATTGTGTGAAG cATGTTTTAAGGGAACTGCCCTCCTCTCCAGTTCCTGCATCTTGCTGCACCGCATTGCTAGAGGCCTATA AAATCGATCGGAAGGAAGCTCGGATTAATGCAATGCGCTCTGCAATAGTGGAGACATTTCCAGAACCAAATCGGCGTTTATTACAGAG AATTCTGAAGATGATGCACACAATCTCTTCACATGCTCATGAAAATCGAATGAATCCATCTGCTGTTGCTGCTTGCATGGCACCCTTGCTACTGCGTCCTTTATTAGCTGGTGAATGCGAGTTGGAGGATGACTTCGATTTTAATGGTGATAATTCTGCCCAGCTGCTTGCTGCTGCAAATGCTGCTAATAATGCTCAAGCCATTATTACAACACTTCTGGAGGAGTATGAAAATATTTTCGAT GATGAAAATCTACACAGGTGCTCTATTTCAGCTGATTCTCGGATAGAAAACAGTGGGAGTGATGATTCAACTGATGATGAAAATATGGacatgaaagaaaatggttATCATGATGCAGAAAATGAAGTTGATCAAGATTCAGATGATGACCCTGAGCGTGTACTAAGTGGAAAATTAAGTGAAAGCAGTGGTTCTGCTGACAGTGATCTCTATGATTATAAG GCTTTTGGTGGTGATGATTCAGATGTTGGATCACCTAGAACCAATAATGCTCCAGCTGAGAGTTCAAATATATCTGTTGATCCTGTACAAACAAGAGATTCCAATGCTCAACCCATAGAACAAAAAAGTAAAccaaagaaaggaaatgaaaattcaGCAAACGAGATGGATGTTTCAAGTGTGTTACCAACTGGTGAATCTTACCGGTCAATGGGTGAAATTCTATCCTCAGTGGATCCTGTGTCTCCCATGCCCATATCTGGAGTGGAATCATCTGCTGAGAAGTCGGCAGGTAAAGTTGCAGCCTCTAATCTCAATGGGAAGCGATCGACATTCTGGGGAAGAAGTAAC GCCAGAAAGACACCATCAATGGAATCAGTTGATTCTTCTGGGGAAGAGGA GCTTGCTATTCAGAGGCTTGAGATAACAAAGAATGACTTGAGGCACAGAATTGCTAAGGAG GCTCGTGGAAATGCCATTTTACAAGCAAGCTTAGAGAGGAGAAAGCAAGCTTTGCATGAGCGTCGCTTAGCACTTGAACAagat GTTGCAAGATTGCAAGAGCAGCTGCAAGCTGAAAGAGATCTTAGAGCTGCATTGGAAGTTGGTTTGAGCATGTCTTCAGGACAGTTCTCCAGTTCTCACGGCATGGATTCTAAA ACGAGGGCTGAGCTTGAGGAGATTGCTCTTGCTGAAGCAGATGTGGCCAGGTTGAAGCAAAAAGTTGCAGAGCTCCACCATCAACTTAATCAGCAAAGACAGCATCACTATGGTTCCCTTTCGGATGCAAGTGATTGTTTTCAACATGTTCAAAATCATAACCCTCAACA GAGATTTTTGCAGCAAGATTTTGATACAACCGTTGCTTTTGTTAATCATGAGAGGAAACAGAGAACTGAG GAGGGCTTGTTGGGTACCGATCGGAAGCATATTAAAGGACCAGGGATAGCAACTGGAAGCAGCAGCAGGCAGCCTTCTCGAAAGCAATTTATGGAATCAGCAAATCTTAGTGACTCAAAAAGTACTGAGGCATCAACAAACATGTCCATGGATGAGCTTTGTGGTGTTGATTCTGCCCCCTCTACTTCCAGAGCAGTAGAG GTGATGGACTATCCAAGACATCCATCAGCAGCATCTTCAGCTTTGGTAGAACTAACAACTCGACTGGATTTCTTCAAGGAAAGGCGTTCTCAGCTCATGGAACAGCTCCACAACCTTGATCTGAACTATGGCACAACGTCTTCAcaagattttatttatagacCATCATCCCCTCCATGGAACTGA
- the LOC7454873 gene encoding rho GTPase-activating protein 7 isoform X2: MSSAFERPRVGPSNTVFKSGPLFISSKGIGWKSWKKRWFILTRTSLVFFKNDPSALPQRGGEVNLTLGGIDLNNSGSVVVREDKKLLTVLFPDGRDGRAFTLKAETSEDLYEWKTALELALAQAPSPALVMRHNGIFRNDTNEAIEGSFHQWRDKRPVKSLVVGRPILLALEDIDGGPSFLEKALRFLEKFGTKVEGILRQAADVEEVDRRVQEYEQGKNEFEPDEDAHVVGDCVKHVLRELPSSPVPASCCTALLEAYKIDRKEARINAMRSAIVETFPEPNRRLLQRILKMMHTISSHAHENRMNPSAVAACMAPLLLRPLLAGECELEDDFDFNGDNSAQLLAAANAANNAQAIITTLLEEYENIFDDENLHRCSISADSRIENSGSDDSTDDENMDMKENGYHDAENEVDQDSDDDPERVLSGKLSESSGSADSDLYDYKAFGGDDSDVGSPRTNNAPAESSNISVDPVQTRDSNAQPIEQKSKPKKGNENSANEMDVSSVLPTGESYRSMGEILSSVDPVSPMPISGVESSAEKSAGKVAASNLNGKRSTFWGRSNARKTPSMESVDSSGEEELAIQRLEITKNDLRHRIAKEARGNAILQASLERRKQALHERRLALEQDVARLQEQLQAERDLRAALEVGLSMSSGQFSSSHGMDSKTRAELEEIALAEADVARLKQKVAELHHQLNQQRQHHYGSLSDASDCFQHVQNHNPQQRACWVPIGSILKDQG, from the exons ATGTCTTCGGCTTTCGAGCGGCCAAGAGTCGGACCTTCCAATACG GTTTTCAAGAGTGGCCCACTTTTCATATCCTCAAAAG GAATAGGCTGGAAGTCATGGAAGAAGCGGTGGTTTATCCTCACACGCACTTCCTTGGTGTTCTTCAAAAATGACCCT agTGCTCTACCACAAAGAGGTGGTGAAGTAAATCTTACTTTAGGGGGCATTGATTTGAACAATTCTGGAAG cgTTGTTGTTAGAGAAGATAAGAAATTATTAACTGTCTTGTTTCCTGATGGACGTGATGGCCGAGCTTTCACCCTTAAG GCTGAGACGTCAGAGGATTTGTATGAGTGGAAGACAGCCCTTGAACTTGCCCTTGCACAAGCACCAAGTCCTGCCCTTGTAATGAGACACAATGGGATATTCCGAAATGACACAAATGAAGCTATTGAAGGGTCTTTCCACCAAT GGAGGGATAAACGTCCGGTTAAGTCATTGGTTGTTGGAAGACCCATTTTACTTGCCCTTGAAGATATTGATGGTGGTCCATCATTCCTTGAGAAAGCTCTCCGATTTCTTGAAAAGTTTG GAACTAAAGTTGAAGGAATCTTACGTCAAGCTGCGGATGTTGAGGAAGTTGACCGCAGGGTTCAAGAATATGAACAAG GCAAGAATGAATTTGAACCAGATGAGGATGCTCATGTTGTTGGTGATTGTGTGAAG cATGTTTTAAGGGAACTGCCCTCCTCTCCAGTTCCTGCATCTTGCTGCACCGCATTGCTAGAGGCCTATA AAATCGATCGGAAGGAAGCTCGGATTAATGCAATGCGCTCTGCAATAGTGGAGACATTTCCAGAACCAAATCGGCGTTTATTACAGAG AATTCTGAAGATGATGCACACAATCTCTTCACATGCTCATGAAAATCGAATGAATCCATCTGCTGTTGCTGCTTGCATGGCACCCTTGCTACTGCGTCCTTTATTAGCTGGTGAATGCGAGTTGGAGGATGACTTCGATTTTAATGGTGATAATTCTGCCCAGCTGCTTGCTGCTGCAAATGCTGCTAATAATGCTCAAGCCATTATTACAACACTTCTGGAGGAGTATGAAAATATTTTCGAT GATGAAAATCTACACAGGTGCTCTATTTCAGCTGATTCTCGGATAGAAAACAGTGGGAGTGATGATTCAACTGATGATGAAAATATGGacatgaaagaaaatggttATCATGATGCAGAAAATGAAGTTGATCAAGATTCAGATGATGACCCTGAGCGTGTACTAAGTGGAAAATTAAGTGAAAGCAGTGGTTCTGCTGACAGTGATCTCTATGATTATAAG GCTTTTGGTGGTGATGATTCAGATGTTGGATCACCTAGAACCAATAATGCTCCAGCTGAGAGTTCAAATATATCTGTTGATCCTGTACAAACAAGAGATTCCAATGCTCAACCCATAGAACAAAAAAGTAAAccaaagaaaggaaatgaaaattcaGCAAACGAGATGGATGTTTCAAGTGTGTTACCAACTGGTGAATCTTACCGGTCAATGGGTGAAATTCTATCCTCAGTGGATCCTGTGTCTCCCATGCCCATATCTGGAGTGGAATCATCTGCTGAGAAGTCGGCAGGTAAAGTTGCAGCCTCTAATCTCAATGGGAAGCGATCGACATTCTGGGGAAGAAGTAAC GCCAGAAAGACACCATCAATGGAATCAGTTGATTCTTCTGGGGAAGAGGA GCTTGCTATTCAGAGGCTTGAGATAACAAAGAATGACTTGAGGCACAGAATTGCTAAGGAG GCTCGTGGAAATGCCATTTTACAAGCAAGCTTAGAGAGGAGAAAGCAAGCTTTGCATGAGCGTCGCTTAGCACTTGAACAagat GTTGCAAGATTGCAAGAGCAGCTGCAAGCTGAAAGAGATCTTAGAGCTGCATTGGAAGTTGGTTTGAGCATGTCTTCAGGACAGTTCTCCAGTTCTCACGGCATGGATTCTAAA ACGAGGGCTGAGCTTGAGGAGATTGCTCTTGCTGAAGCAGATGTGGCCAGGTTGAAGCAAAAAGTTGCAGAGCTCCACCATCAACTTAATCAGCAAAGACAGCATCACTATGGTTCCCTTTCGGATGCAAGTGATTGTTTTCAACATGTTCAAAATCATAACCCTCAACA GAGGGCTTGTTGGGTACCGATCGGAAGCATATTAAAGGACCAGGGATAG
- the LOC7454872 gene encoding uncharacterized protein LOC7454872 — MAAIYSLYIINKSGGLIFYKDYGSSGRMDTNDSLRVASLWHSMHAISQQLSPTVGCLGIELLEADTFDLHCFQSLTGTKFFVVCEPGTQHMEGLLKVIYELYTDYVLKNPFYEMEMPIRCELFDINLSQAIQKDRVALLGR, encoded by the exons ATGGCAGCAATTTACAGCCTTTACATCATCAACAAATCAGGTGGTTTGATCTTCTACAAG gattatGGATCTTCTGGACGGATGGATACAAATGATAGCTTACGAGTAGCTAGTTTATGGCATTCAATGCATGCCATCTCTCAGCAGCTATCACCAACTGTTGGCTGTTTAGGCATTGAACTCCTCGAAGCTGATACCTTTGATCTTCATTGCTTCCAATCACTCACTG GAACAAAGTTCTTTGTGGTGTGTGAACCTGGAACACAGCACATGGAAGGCCTCTTGAAAGTCATATATGAATTGTACACGGATTATGTCCTAAAGAACCCGTTTTATGAGATGGAGATGCCTATACGATGCGAGCTCTTTGACATCAACCTGTCTCAGGCAATACAGAAGGATCGTGTTGCTTTATTGGGGCGATGA